A stretch of Eleutherodactylus coqui strain aEleCoq1 chromosome 2, aEleCoq1.hap1, whole genome shotgun sequence DNA encodes these proteins:
- the LOC136612252 gene encoding proto-oncogene Mas-like, translating into MAESGNISSNATQHSNNSDHITYSVVACVGFILCLFGMLGNAIVSWILTFKIKRTKYTVYILNLAIADFIYLLFVAVLLLLLVERMLNRKMPSATALFAIEVIYDFGISAGMIFLTAISVERCLSVLYPIWYKCYRPKHLSTFTCGLIWLFGVLWSLLDNFICPEESFLAGTKDCTGMQIFSTVVTFVILIPLMFLSSFILIYIIKTTSKKSRPPKIYLAIIMTVVVFLISVAPMRLLWTLLYFKAFTSMSAVTFFFVTTYFTIFNSSANPFIYFFVGRHRKKRFGGSITAAMSRVFKDDETEQTSDGNTTSSSMN; encoded by the coding sequence ATGGCTGAATCTGGAAACATTTCATCAAATGCTACTCAGCATTCAAACAATTCTGATCACATCACATACTCCGTTGTGGCTTGTGTCGGTTTTATACTCTGCCTGTTTGGAATGCTCGGAAATGCTATTGTATCCTGGATTCTTACATTTAAAATCAAGAGGACCAAATATACGGTGTATATTCTGAACCTTGCCATTGCTGACTTTATCTACCTTCTTTTTGTGGCTGTTTTGCTGCTATTGTTGGTTGAAAGAATGTTAAACCGCAAAATGCCATCCGCTACAGCCCTGTTTGCAATAGAAGTAATATATGATTTTGGAATAAGCGCTGGTATGATCTTCCTTACTGCAATAAGTGTAGAAAGATGCCTTTCTGTACTCTATCCAATATGGTATAAATGTTACCGGCCAAAACACTTATCAACCTTTACTTGTGGGTTGATCTGGTTGTTTGGCGTTCTCTGGTCCCTTTTGGATAACTTTATCTGCCCTGAAGAGTCCTTCCTGGCTGGAACAAAAGATTGTACAGGAATGCAGATATTCTCAACAGTCGTCACGTTTGTCATCCTCATACCCTTGATGTTTCTGTCCAGTTTTATTTTAATCTATATCATTAAAACAACATCGAAGAAATCCCGACCACCCAAGATCTATCTTGCCATAATAATGACAGTTGTGGTTTTTCTCATTTCAGTGGCACCTATGAGATTGTTGTGGACTTTACTCTATTTCAAGGCATTCACAAGCATGTCCGCTGTAACGTTCTTTTTTGTCACCACATATTTTACTATATTTAACAGCAGTGCAAACCCTTTCATTTACTTCTTTGTGGGTAGACATAGGAAGAAGAGGTTTGGTGGTTCCATCACTGCAGCAATGAGTCGGGTGTTCAAAGATGATGAAACAGAGCAGACATCTGATGGGAACACAACTAGCAGTAGCATGAACTAA